A window of Costertonia aggregata contains these coding sequences:
- a CDS encoding sigma-54-dependent transcriptional regulator — MTDAKILVIDDNKSVLSALEILLQFEYKSVQTISNPNQISSFPNFTEIDIILLDMNFSAGVNTGNEGLYWLREIKKKAGHISVIMMTAYGAIELAVEALKEGASDFILKPWNNERLLTTVKSAYELRKTKKEVSQLKEKENHLKQLINQNKNYIIGNSKVLNSVLDIVRKVAKTDVNVLVTGENGTGKELIARELHKSSARNHEVFISVDMGSISENLFESELFGHLKGSFTDAKENRAGKFEAANGGTLFLDEIGNLSLQTQAKLLSAIQNRVIVRVGSNTPIPVNIRLICATNCNLDQMVADGLFREDLLYRINTIRVEVPPLREREGDILILADFYLNKFINKYGKQGLKINQAAQEKLMAYNWPGNVRELLHTMERAVILSEGNVLKPTDFLLEVKNSLTMGNGPDTLEEMERLMITNALNKNDGNYSAAAEQLGISRQTLYNKLKKSTE; from the coding sequence ATGACAGATGCAAAAATTCTTGTAATAGATGACAACAAAAGCGTATTGAGCGCTTTGGAAATATTATTGCAGTTTGAATATAAAAGTGTACAGACCATATCTAACCCAAACCAGATATCATCATTCCCCAATTTTACCGAAATTGATATCATCCTTTTGGATATGAATTTTTCAGCTGGAGTAAATACAGGAAACGAAGGTTTGTACTGGCTTAGGGAAATCAAAAAGAAAGCAGGCCATATATCGGTGATCATGATGACCGCATACGGTGCCATAGAGCTGGCCGTAGAGGCGCTCAAAGAGGGTGCATCCGATTTCATCTTAAAACCTTGGAACAATGAGCGCTTGTTGACCACCGTAAAATCGGCCTATGAGCTGCGAAAAACAAAAAAAGAAGTGTCTCAGCTCAAAGAAAAGGAGAACCATCTAAAACAGCTCATCAACCAAAACAAGAATTATATTATTGGTAATTCCAAGGTTTTGAACTCGGTTCTCGATATAGTGCGTAAAGTTGCCAAAACCGATGTAAACGTTTTGGTTACCGGCGAAAACGGCACAGGAAAAGAACTCATAGCCAGAGAACTACATAAATCCTCAGCGAGAAACCATGAGGTCTTTATTTCGGTAGATATGGGTTCTATTTCCGAAAACCTGTTCGAAAGTGAACTTTTTGGTCACCTTAAAGGCTCTTTTACCGATGCAAAGGAAAATCGGGCCGGTAAGTTTGAGGCGGCCAATGGCGGCACCCTGTTTTTGGATGAAATAGGGAATTTATCGTTACAGACACAGGCAAAATTATTATCCGCCATTCAAAATAGGGTCATTGTACGCGTAGGATCCAATACACCTATACCAGTAAATATTAGGTTGATATGTGCAACCAATTGCAATCTAGACCAAATGGTAGCGGACGGGCTGTTCCGGGAAGACCTTCTTTACCGCATTAATACGATTCGTGTAGAAGTACCGCCTTTACGGGAACGGGAAGGGGATATTTTGATATTGGCCGATTTTTATCTCAATAAATTCATCAACAAATACGGAAAACAAGGACTGAAAATAAATCAGGCGGCACAGGAAAAATTGATGGCCTATAACTGGCCCGGCAATGTTAGGGAACTATTGCACACTATGGAACGGGCGGTCATACTGTCCGAAGGTAATGTCCTCAAACCAACCGATTTTCTTTTAGAGGTCAAAAACTCATTAACGATGGGAAACGGCCCAGATACCTTGGAAGAGATGGAGCGTTTGATGATCACGAATGCGCTGAACAAAAATGATGGCAATTACAGTGCTGCTGCCGAGCAACTTGGCATATCTAGACAAACACTCTATAACAAACTCAAAAAATCTACAGAATAA
- a CDS encoding ABC transporter ATP-binding protein produces MITIQNLKKSFRTEEVETLALNNVNLKVEDGEFVAIMGPSGCGKSTLLNIIGMLDNPTEGSYNFAGNEVGGLKESQRTQLRKGNLGFVFQSFNLIDELTVYENVELPLIYLKMGKSERKEKVMKVLERMKIAHREKHFPQQLSGGQQQRVAISRAVVTNPKLILADEPTGNLDSKNGIEVMNLLTELNQEGTTIVMVTHSDRDSHYAHRVVNLFDGQIVTESQNRAIGAMI; encoded by the coding sequence ATGATAACAATCCAAAATTTAAAAAAGAGCTTTAGGACCGAGGAAGTGGAAACCTTGGCACTGAACAACGTAAACCTAAAGGTAGAGGATGGTGAGTTCGTTGCCATCATGGGGCCTTCGGGCTGTGGAAAGTCAACCTTGCTGAACATCATCGGTATGCTAGACAACCCAACGGAAGGCAGCTACAACTTTGCAGGGAACGAGGTAGGCGGTCTTAAAGAAAGTCAACGTACCCAGCTCAGAAAAGGAAATTTAGGCTTTGTTTTCCAAAGCTTTAACCTAATTGATGAGCTTACGGTCTACGAAAACGTGGAATTACCGCTCATTTATCTGAAAATGGGCAAGAGTGAGCGAAAAGAAAAGGTGATGAAGGTATTGGAGCGCATGAAGATAGCCCATAGGGAAAAGCATTTTCCGCAACAATTATCAGGTGGACAACAGCAACGCGTTGCCATTTCAAGAGCGGTAGTGACCAATCCAAAATTGATATTGGCAGATGAGCCAACGGGCAACTTGGATTCCAAAAACGGTATCGAGGTCATGAACCTGTTGACCGAATTAAATCAAGAAGGCACAACCATTGTAATGGTTACCCATTCCGATAGGGATTCGCATTACGCCCATAGGGTCGTAAATCTATTCGATGGTCAAATCGTGACCGAAAGTCAAAATAGGGCCATTGGAGCCATGATATAG
- a CDS encoding ABC transporter permease, whose translation MFKNYLKIAWRNLWKNKGYSAINIGGLAIGMTCFLLIVTFIKNELSYDTYHEKADNIYRIVHHGSEDNLEDRWVWGNAPVGPALKADFSEVVEKVQFSGRSDILLQYNERSFQEGNTFYVDETVFNIFSWPLLSGNPKTALEAPYSIVLTESTAKKYFGNEDPMGKAMDGIGGRANDGIYTVTGVMKDVPANSHFSFDALMSMSSFYQTRPGIFEAWGYVDFYTYFLVTDNFDQHAFQAKMPDFLKRNRPAEDAEYYYDLSFEPLKNVYLNSEAARQPGITGSLSNIYIFAIIGLFILIIACINFMNLATARSLERAKEVGVRKVIGADKKGLRYQFLGESMLMVFMASLIGLALVMACLPGMRQITGKLFLTSEVFSTASLSIYFGMALITGLLAGSYPAFILSNFKPSRVLKGVFRTSQKGSNLRKGLVIFQFSLSIALIASTVIVYFQLGFMLDKNLGFDREQQLVIDFNWDGEVLDNMETVKSEFMSLPQVVSVAGSRTVPGGHFPAAGTEIETFEGDMEHFEPFLYEIDFDFIPHYEIEVVAGRPYSSEFVTDSLSAMVVNESAARSFGYANAADIIGKRFEQWGREGTIIGVVKDFNYLSLHQKVAPLTLRYSQFGKYLSLKIKSDNMQQAITDIERKWAEIAPHRPFLYSFLDESFNTQYESDFRFKNLFTLFSFLAILIACLGLLGLATYSAVQRTKEIGIRKVLGAEVSSIVTLLSKDFMKLVFIAILIATPFSWYAMNKWLNVYAYQIEINWWVFLLSGGIALAIAVATVSFHAFKAAKANPVKSLRTE comes from the coding sequence ATGTTCAAAAACTATTTAAAAATCGCTTGGCGAAACCTTTGGAAGAATAAAGGGTATTCAGCTATCAATATTGGTGGTCTTGCTATTGGAATGACTTGTTTTTTATTGATAGTGACATTCATTAAGAATGAACTATCCTACGATACCTATCATGAAAAAGCGGATAATATCTATAGAATAGTTCATCATGGTAGTGAAGATAATTTGGAAGATAGATGGGTTTGGGGCAATGCTCCCGTAGGGCCTGCATTGAAGGCGGATTTTTCGGAAGTAGTGGAGAAAGTTCAGTTTTCGGGAAGATCGGATATTCTGCTCCAATATAATGAACGTTCTTTTCAAGAAGGGAATACTTTTTATGTTGACGAGACCGTATTCAATATATTTAGCTGGCCGTTACTTTCCGGAAACCCCAAAACAGCTTTAGAGGCACCTTACTCTATCGTGCTGACAGAAAGTACGGCAAAAAAGTACTTTGGGAACGAAGACCCTATGGGTAAAGCAATGGATGGTATTGGTGGTAGGGCCAACGATGGGATCTACACGGTTACCGGGGTCATGAAAGATGTGCCTGCGAATTCACATTTTTCGTTTGATGCACTGATGTCCATGAGCTCGTTCTATCAGACTAGACCCGGTATTTTTGAAGCTTGGGGCTATGTAGATTTCTATACTTATTTTTTGGTTACCGATAATTTTGATCAACATGCTTTTCAGGCTAAAATGCCCGATTTTTTAAAACGAAATAGACCGGCCGAAGATGCGGAATATTACTATGACCTTTCTTTTGAGCCCTTGAAAAACGTCTACCTGAATTCTGAAGCGGCACGCCAACCCGGGATAACGGGTAGTCTATCCAATATTTACATTTTCGCCATAATTGGTTTGTTCATTTTGATTATTGCTTGCATCAATTTTATGAATTTGGCTACGGCCCGTTCTTTGGAAAGGGCAAAAGAGGTTGGCGTTAGAAAGGTTATTGGAGCGGACAAAAAGGGGTTGCGTTATCAGTTTCTTGGAGAGTCCATGCTTATGGTATTCATGGCTTCATTGATCGGGCTGGCTTTGGTTATGGCCTGTCTTCCCGGTATGCGACAGATTACGGGAAAATTATTCTTGACCAGTGAGGTTTTTAGCACTGCTTCTTTATCCATTTATTTTGGAATGGCCTTGATAACAGGTTTGTTGGCAGGTTCCTATCCGGCATTTATTTTGTCCAATTTTAAGCCTTCACGTGTGTTGAAAGGAGTTTTTAGGACTTCACAAAAAGGGAGCAACCTTAGAAAGGGGTTGGTCATATTTCAATTTAGCCTTTCCATTGCGTTGATCGCTAGTACGGTAATCGTGTATTTTCAATTGGGTTTTATGTTGGATAAAAATTTAGGATTTGACAGGGAACAACAATTGGTAATCGATTTTAATTGGGATGGTGAGGTTCTGGATAATATGGAAACCGTCAAAAGTGAGTTTATGAGCTTGCCCCAAGTGGTTTCAGTAGCCGGTTCACGTACCGTGCCGGGAGGTCACTTTCCTGCGGCAGGCACCGAGATAGAGACCTTTGAGGGCGATATGGAGCATTTTGAGCCTTTTTTATATGAAATCGATTTTGATTTCATCCCACACTATGAGATTGAAGTGGTAGCGGGGAGACCATACTCGAGTGAGTTTGTAACAGATTCCCTTTCGGCGATGGTGGTCAATGAATCTGCAGCGAGAAGTTTTGGTTATGCAAATGCAGCGGATATTATCGGAAAACGTTTTGAGCAGTGGGGCCGCGAAGGAACCATTATAGGTGTTGTGAAGGACTTTAATTATTTGTCGCTACATCAGAAAGTGGCCCCTTTGACCTTGCGCTATTCTCAGTTTGGAAAGTACCTTTCCCTAAAGATAAAATCGGACAACATGCAACAAGCTATAACGGATATTGAAAGAAAATGGGCAGAAATTGCACCGCATCGTCCTTTTCTTTATAGCTTTTTAGATGAGTCGTTCAACACACAGTATGAGTCGGATTTTAGATTTAAAAATCTGTTTACCCTTTTCTCATTTTTAGCCATTTTGATTGCCTGCTTGGGTCTTTTGGGTTTAGCAACGTATAGCGCGGTACAAAGAACCAAAGAGATTGGTATACGAAAGGTGCTTGGAGCTGAGGTTTCTAGTATTGTAACATTACTGTCCAAGGACTTCATGAAATTGGTTTTCATTGCCATATTGATTGCAACCCCTTTTTCTTGGTATGCGATGAACAAATGGTTGAATGTATATGCATATCAAATAGAGATCAATTGGTGGGTCTTTCTCCTATCAGGTGGTATTGCTTTAGCTATTGCAGTCGCTACGGTAAGCTTTCATGCTTTTAAAGCGGCAAAAGCAAATCCCGTTAAAAGCCTGCGAACGGAATAA
- a CDS encoding MGMT family protein, translating to MNPDNKNFFQKVYEVAAQIPYGRVTSYGAIAKYLGAARSARMVGWAMNGAGGMEHVPAHRVVNKAGLLTGKHHFGGTNLMQQLLESEGIEVVDNQIQDLDKYFWDPWKELGELSS from the coding sequence ATGAATCCCGACAATAAAAATTTCTTTCAAAAAGTATACGAGGTGGCGGCTCAAATCCCCTACGGCAGGGTTACCTCTTACGGTGCTATTGCCAAATATTTAGGTGCTGCGCGAAGTGCTAGAATGGTAGGCTGGGCCATGAACGGTGCGGGAGGTATGGAACATGTTCCTGCGCATCGTGTTGTGAACAAGGCCGGACTTTTGACCGGAAAGCATCATTTTGGCGGTACCAACCTAATGCAGCAGTTATTGGAGAGCGAAGGCATTGAAGTGGTGGACAATCAAATACAAGATCTGGATAAGTATTTTTGGGACCCCTGGAAGGAACTGGGTGAGTTATCTTCTTAA
- a CDS encoding sensor histidine kinase has product MVSRNIYLQLALRIILITLTIIASTYFFFNKQYIVGSVGILILVGQTTALINYVNQTNRKIAYFFDAIKNEDFTLRFPEKLSVKSLEELNHSLNMLNGMIQDIHLKKQAQEQYYQEILRQADIGIFTINPKGHILYANPTVQNLINYRPLNHVKQLNQVDGKLYQLFKDLKPFDNTIFQLGNERGKRELSLKCTPIQIEGEQLLLVVVHDIHKELDEKETDSWVKLIRVLTHEIMNTITPITSISESILNYFKTGNQLTSPTNFTEDEIKNTAKGLEVIKEQGNDLMSFVQSYRTFLSVPEPDRELVPAHKILAKTKILLNEQKDSFAVQIETLIEPQELELFIDQKQITQVLLNLGKNAQQSLQNQEDATIRIIAGVNEMDKKYVQVWDNGPGIPPELIDEIFVPFFTTKNTGTGIGLSLSKQIMRLHGGSLRVVSKENNTVFTLAFD; this is encoded by the coding sequence ATGGTAAGCCGTAACATATATCTACAATTGGCCCTACGTATCATCCTGATTACGTTGACCATTATAGCCTCTACTTACTTTTTTTTCAATAAGCAATATATTGTAGGTAGTGTGGGTATATTGATATTGGTGGGGCAGACCACGGCATTGATCAATTACGTTAACCAAACCAACAGAAAAATAGCCTATTTCTTTGATGCCATAAAAAATGAGGATTTTACACTTAGATTTCCTGAAAAATTAAGCGTAAAGTCATTGGAAGAACTCAACCATAGCCTCAACATGCTAAATGGTATGATACAGGACATTCACTTAAAAAAGCAGGCACAAGAACAATACTATCAGGAAATATTGAGGCAGGCCGACATTGGTATTTTCACGATAAACCCCAAGGGGCATATTCTTTATGCCAATCCCACGGTACAGAACCTTATCAATTATAGGCCGTTGAACCATGTAAAACAACTTAACCAAGTTGACGGTAAACTCTATCAACTCTTTAAGGATCTAAAACCGTTTGACAATACTATTTTTCAATTGGGCAATGAACGGGGAAAACGGGAGCTGAGTTTAAAATGTACCCCGATACAAATTGAAGGGGAACAGTTGTTATTGGTGGTCGTACATGACATACATAAAGAATTGGACGAAAAAGAAACCGATTCTTGGGTAAAATTGATTCGCGTACTCACCCATGAAATAATGAATACCATCACACCCATAACCTCTATATCCGAATCAATATTAAACTATTTCAAAACTGGCAACCAACTGACCTCTCCAACCAATTTTACCGAAGACGAGATCAAGAATACGGCAAAAGGTTTGGAGGTTATCAAGGAACAAGGGAACGATTTAATGAGTTTCGTACAATCGTACCGTACCTTTTTGAGCGTACCCGAACCTGATAGGGAACTTGTTCCCGCCCACAAGATTTTAGCGAAAACCAAAATACTGCTCAACGAACAAAAAGATAGTTTTGCCGTACAAATCGAAACCTTGATAGAGCCACAAGAATTAGAGCTGTTCATTGACCAAAAACAAATTACCCAGGTACTTTTAAACTTGGGAAAAAATGCCCAGCAATCTTTACAAAACCAAGAAGATGCGACAATACGTATCATTGCAGGGGTCAACGAAATGGATAAGAAATACGTACAGGTTTGGGACAATGGCCCAGGAATACCACCCGAACTTATAGATGAGATATTCGTACCTTTTTTCACTACAAAAAATACGGGAACCGGCATAGGTTTGAGTCTTTCCAAACAAATAATGAGGCTTCATGGGGGTAGTTTACGGGTAGTTTCAAAAGAAAACAATACGGTATTTACCTTGGCTTTTGATTAA
- a CDS encoding LysE family transporter translates to MQHLLILFFVTFSAAFMATVPPGLLNLNAAKTSVEKGKLNGVIFSLGVSTMIMIQAYVAVLISKFLAKNPEVVSVLMKVAIAVFAFFAVYFFLKARKNKIEVPKVVKVSKRNSFFKGSLLAAVNLLTIPYYSGLNVMWNASGWIKFEITDTLTFVIAAGFGTFSVLYLYVFYFNKLEKKTNRFSKNANYILSILMVVLLIITMFRTFY, encoded by the coding sequence ATGCAACATCTTTTGATCCTTTTTTTTGTCACTTTCTCGGCAGCTTTTATGGCTACCGTGCCACCGGGCCTTTTAAATTTGAACGCTGCCAAGACGAGTGTCGAAAAAGGTAAGTTGAACGGCGTAATCTTCAGCTTGGGCGTGTCTACCATGATTATGATACAGGCTTACGTTGCCGTTCTAATCTCTAAATTTTTGGCCAAAAACCCCGAGGTTGTATCGGTTTTGATGAAGGTGGCCATAGCAGTGTTCGCTTTTTTTGCCGTTTATTTTTTCCTCAAGGCAAGAAAAAATAAAATAGAGGTGCCCAAAGTGGTCAAGGTAAGTAAGCGCAACAGTTTTTTTAAGGGGTCCCTTTTGGCTGCCGTAAATCTGTTGACTATACCTTATTATAGTGGTCTAAATGTTATGTGGAACGCATCGGGGTGGATAAAGTTTGAAATTACGGATACCCTTACCTTTGTGATTGCGGCCGGTTTTGGAACATTTTCGGTATTGTATCTTTATGTGTTTTATTTCAATAAGTTGGAGAAGAAGACCAACAGATTTTCAAAAAATGCAAACTATATTTTAAGTATTTTAATGGTCGTACTTTTGATCATAACCATGTTTCGAACGTTTTATTGA
- a CDS encoding TolC family protein: MSLKFKITTLLFFVMVMNLMAQQKWTLDECITYAIDHNLTLKDFELTEKSGAETYRQSIRNLLPGINASSDYTLRFGRQEDPNTGVFVNTDFFENNYGLFASFDIFQGFQKLNTIKASKFLRQAAKEDVEQQKFLLAFRVMTAFYNIKFFEGLVANAKEQLKISQTNYELVQRQIELGLMAGADLYEAESQLFADKLVVVQSENSLQAAHLVLIQEMNLKGATTINVQDTLGVSVFDTVAVDSLAEDNIYAKAKGFIPVIKAQELRTKAAKKNMAIAKGNLAPTLTLDAGFVTRYAETFQDDNGQVISFDRQIEDNAAKFIGVSINIPISQGWSRHSAVKQQKIAFERAKNDLEVQEQVLYQTIQQLVQEHNALVAEYEQGKKRTESQNLAFEIAQKRYEKGLINALELFTAKNLFATAQNDTLQARLRLEVNKSTLDFYRGLPVFAIN; this comes from the coding sequence ATGAGTTTAAAATTTAAAATAACTACCCTTCTTTTTTTTGTCATGGTCATGAATCTTATGGCACAGCAGAAATGGACTTTGGATGAATGTATCACCTATGCGATTGACCATAATTTGACCTTAAAGGATTTTGAGCTTACCGAAAAGTCGGGTGCGGAAACCTACAGGCAATCTATTCGAAATTTGTTACCGGGCATAAATGCCAGTTCCGATTATACTTTAAGGTTCGGTCGCCAAGAAGATCCCAACACGGGTGTTTTTGTAAATACCGATTTTTTCGAGAACAACTATGGCCTATTCGCCTCTTTTGATATTTTCCAAGGTTTTCAAAAATTGAACACCATCAAGGCCTCAAAATTTTTACGCCAAGCAGCGAAGGAAGATGTGGAGCAGCAAAAATTTTTATTGGCTTTTCGGGTAATGACCGCATTTTACAACATCAAGTTCTTTGAAGGTTTGGTGGCCAATGCCAAGGAACAGCTAAAGATTTCACAGACCAATTATGAATTGGTGCAACGGCAAATTGAATTGGGGCTTATGGCCGGAGCGGATTTATATGAAGCGGAATCCCAACTTTTTGCCGACAAACTCGTTGTGGTCCAAAGTGAAAATAGTCTTCAAGCCGCACATTTGGTGTTGATACAGGAAATGAACCTAAAAGGGGCCACTACGATAAACGTGCAGGATACGCTAGGGGTATCCGTTTTCGATACAGTTGCTGTAGATAGCTTGGCAGAGGATAACATCTATGCGAAAGCCAAAGGTTTTATTCCCGTTATCAAAGCACAGGAACTACGAACAAAAGCGGCAAAGAAAAATATGGCCATCGCCAAAGGCAATTTGGCTCCGACCTTGACCTTGGACGCAGGCTTTGTTACTAGATATGCAGAAACTTTTCAAGACGATAATGGTCAAGTAATATCGTTTGATAGGCAAATAGAGGATAACGCCGCAAAGTTTATAGGCGTTTCCATCAATATACCCATAAGTCAAGGGTGGTCCAGACATTCTGCGGTAAAACAACAAAAAATAGCCTTCGAGCGGGCAAAAAACGATTTGGAAGTGCAGGAACAGGTACTTTATCAAACCATTCAGCAACTGGTGCAGGAGCACAATGCACTGGTCGCCGAATATGAGCAGGGCAAAAAAAGAACCGAGTCTCAAAATTTGGCATTTGAAATCGCTCAAAAACGATATGAGAAAGGGTTGATCAATGCATTGGAACTGTTCACGGCAAAAAATCTCTTTGCCACTGCGCAAAATGATACGCTACAAGCCAGATTGCGCTTGGAAGTAAATAAAAGCACACTGGATTTTTACCGTGGATTACCTGTATTTGCCATTAATTGA
- a CDS encoding efflux RND transporter periplasmic adaptor subunit produces MDIQLEKKKGLRPKHYGYIAIGLLLLFVGYQLLFANSTATFRTEKEKLSIAEVSQGKFDDYITINGNVAPITTIYMDAYEGGRVTKKLIEEGTMVKKGDIILKLENMNLYEQILASESNLALKQNDLRSTKLNFDSRQVEGRRSLATATTDLQRLKRNYEQNEALYKDELISKEAYQLSKENYELSKKQYEIIKLQTENDDKLRKTSLTGLDTDLARMQKTLGMVYQRLDHLNVRAPADGQLGFLDAEIGQNISQGQRIGQINVLTDYKIEADIDEHYIDRVQRDLVAVLERNGTDYPLRLRKVYPEVRNGRFRVDLVFTENKPETIRTGQSYNIKLQLGESSDALLLPKGSFFQSTGGQWIFVVTPGSDEALKRPIRIGKQNSRYYEVLEGLDAGEKVITSNYDTFGEAERIVLK; encoded by the coding sequence ATGGATATACAATTAGAAAAGAAAAAAGGATTGCGTCCCAAACATTATGGTTACATAGCAATAGGATTGTTATTGCTGTTTGTAGGGTATCAACTTCTTTTTGCAAATTCTACCGCTACGTTTAGGACAGAAAAAGAAAAACTTTCCATAGCAGAGGTAAGCCAAGGCAAGTTTGATGATTACATAACGATAAATGGCAATGTTGCCCCTATCACCACTATTTATATGGATGCTTATGAAGGTGGCCGTGTCACCAAAAAATTAATAGAAGAGGGCACTATGGTCAAAAAAGGGGATATTATCCTAAAGCTTGAAAATATGAATCTGTACGAACAGATTTTGGCCAGTGAAAGCAACCTCGCCCTAAAACAAAACGATTTACGCTCAACTAAACTGAACTTTGATTCAAGGCAAGTTGAAGGTCGGCGATCTTTGGCCACGGCTACGACCGACCTACAAAGGTTAAAAAGAAACTATGAACAAAACGAAGCACTTTATAAAGATGAGTTGATATCCAAAGAAGCCTATCAGCTATCCAAGGAAAATTACGAGCTTTCCAAAAAGCAATACGAAATCATAAAGTTGCAGACCGAGAACGATGATAAGCTTAGAAAAACTTCATTGACGGGATTGGATACTGATTTGGCCCGTATGCAGAAAACCTTGGGGATGGTGTATCAACGTTTGGACCACCTGAACGTGCGTGCCCCAGCAGATGGTCAATTGGGTTTTTTAGATGCCGAAATAGGTCAGAATATCTCACAAGGCCAACGTATTGGGCAAATAAACGTACTGACCGATTATAAAATAGAAGCGGATATTGATGAACATTACATAGACCGTGTACAACGTGACTTGGTCGCGGTATTGGAACGTAACGGTACAGATTACCCCTTGCGTTTACGAAAAGTGTACCCAGAAGTACGTAACGGAAGGTTTAGGGTAGATTTGGTCTTTACTGAAAATAAACCTGAAACCATTCGTACAGGTCAGAGTTACAATATCAAGTTACAATTGGGGGAATCTAGCGATGCCCTGCTTTTACCCAAAGGTAGTTTCTTCCAGAGTACGGGAGGGCAGTGGATTTTCGTGGTTACACCGGGAAGCGACGAAGCCTTAAAACGGCCTATCCGGATCGGAAAACAAAACTCCAGATACTATGAGGTCTTGGAAGGTTTGGATGCCGGTGAAAAAGTAATCACGAGCAATTACGACACCTTTGGCGAGGCAGAACGAATAGTGTTAAAATAA